A stretch of the Oxyura jamaicensis isolate SHBP4307 breed ruddy duck chromosome 4, BPBGC_Ojam_1.0, whole genome shotgun sequence genome encodes the following:
- the AIFM1 gene encoding apoptosis-inducing factor 1, mitochondrial isoform X1, which yields MLCCRLAALGARRPLRPLSPAAGNLLQRWSVPIGLQMSRQVASSDVPGGKGSSSVLALIMGLTTLGAGVYVYKTLKENKERFTSRVTTITARSQENASSPGAASRGSAAPEAHPEVPSHVPFLLIGGGTAAFAAARSIRARDPGARVLIVSEDPALPYMRPPLSKELWFSDDPNVTETLRFKQWNGKERSIYFQPPSFYVPARDLPFVENGGVAVLCGKKVVHMDVRGNKVKLSDGTQISYDKCLIATGGSPRNLPAIERAGKDVQQRLTLFRKVEDFKSLEKISRQVKSITVIGGGFLGSELACALGRRARTRGLEVIQLFPENGNMGKVLPEYLSNWTTEKVRREGVNVMPNAVVKSVSVSGNRLMIKLKDGRKVETDHIVAAVGLEPNVELAKSAGLEVDSDFGGFRVNAELQARSNIWVAGDAACFYDIKLGRRRVEHHDHAVVSGRLAGENMTGAAKPYWHQSMFWSDLGPDVGYEAIGLVDSTLPTVGVFAKATAKDTPKSATEQSGTGIRSESETEAEASEVPTSPSASPMPHVPKQGEDYGKGVIFYLRDKVVVGIVLWNIFNRMPIARKIIKDGEEHADLNEVAKLFNIHED from the exons ATGTTGTGCTGCCGCCTGGCCGCCCTCGGGGCGCGGCGGCCGCTGCGGCCCCTCAGCCCCGCCGCAG GCAACTTGTTGCAGCGCTGGAGTGTTCCCATAGGACTACAGATGAGCAGACAAGTGGCTAGCTCTGATGTGCCTGGGGGCAAAGGCAGTAGTTCTGTTTTAGCCCTTATTATGGGCTTGACAACGTTAGGAGCGGGTGTATAT GTGTACAAaacattgaaagaaaacaaagagcgATTCACCAGCCGTGTCACAACGATAACAGCACGATCCCAAGAAAACGCATCGTCTCCTG GTGCTGCTTCTCGGGGCTCAGCAG CTCCAGAAGCTCATCCTGAGGTCCCATCTCATGTTCCTTTCCTGCTAATTGGTGGAGgaactgctgcttttgctgctgcccGGTCCATTCGGGCTCGTGACCCTGGTGCCCGG GTGCTGATTGTGTCTGAAGATCCTGCATTGCCCTATATGCGTCCACCCCTTTCCAAAGAGCTGTGGTTTTCAGACGATCCAAATGTGACGGAGACTCTGCGATTCAAACAGTGGAATGGCAAGGAGAGGAG CATATATTTCCAGCCGCCGTCATTCTATGTGCCTGCTCGCGACCTGCCTTTTGTAGAAAATGGTGGAGTAGCAGTTCTCTGTGGCAAGAAG GTTGTGCATATGGATGTTAGAGGCAACAAGGTGAAACTCAGTGATGGTACCCAGATATCCTATGACAAATGTCTGATTGCCACTG GTGGTTCCCCAAGGAATCTGCCCGCCATtgaaagagcaggaaaagaTGTACAGCAAAGGCTGACACTGTTCCGAAAG GTCGAGGACTTCAAAAGTCTGGAGAAGATTTCAAGACAAGTCAAATCCATCACAGTTATTGGTGGTGGCTTTCTTGGCAGTGAGCTGGCCTGTGCTCTGGGAAGAAGAG CACGAACCAGAGGCCTGGAGGTGATTCAGCTCTTTCCAGAAAATGGCAATATGGGCAAAGTCTTGCCTGAGTACCTGAGCAACTGGACCACAGAGAAAGTCAGAAGAG AGGGCGTTAATGTTATGCCTAATGCCGTGGTCAagtctgtctctgtctctggaAATCGACTGATGATTAAACTAAAAGATGGCCGAAAG GTGGAGACTGATCATATTGTGGCTGCAGTAGGGCTGGAGCCTAATGTGGAATTAGCGAAGTCTGCTGGTCTGGAGGTGGATTCTGACTTTGGAGGCTTCCGGGTcaatgcagagctgcaggcacgCTCCAATATCTGGGTG gctggggatgctgcctgCTTCTATGATATCAAACTAGGTAGGAGACGAGTAGAGCACCACGATCATGCCGTTGTGAGTGGAAGGCTAGCTGGAGAAAACATGACAGGAGCTGCAAAGCCCTACTGGCATCAGTCCATGTTCTG GAGCGATCTGGGCCCTGATGTAGGGTATGAAGCCATTGGACTTGTTGACAGTACTTTGCCAACGGTCGGGGTCTTTGctaaagcaacagcaaaagacACACCAAAATCTGCAACAGAGCAATCAG GGACAGGTATCCGATCCGAAAgtgaaacagaagcagaagcttCAGAAGTTCCCACTTCTCCAAGTGCTTCACCAATGCCTCACGTTCCAAAGCAAGGAGAAGATTATGGCAAAGGTGTCATTTTCTACCTCAGGGATAAAGTTGTGGTGGGAATTGTGTTATGGAACATCTTCAACAGGATGCCTATTGCTCGAAAG